The following are from one region of the Rhodopirellula sp. P2 genome:
- a CDS encoding CsbD family protein, whose amino-acid sequence MNWDQIEGKWKQLKGQAQQQWGDLTDDDLDRVNGKREELVGVVQERYGLAKDEAEKQVKKFETSCNC is encoded by the coding sequence ATGAATTGGGATCAAATTGAAGGCAAGTGGAAACAGCTCAAAGGTCAGGCTCAGCAGCAATGGGGAGACTTGACCGACGACGATCTTGATCGTGTCAACGGAAAGCGGGAAGAGCTTGTTGGCGTCGTTCAAGAACGTTACGGACTGGCGAAAGACGAAGCCGAAAAGCAAGTCAAAAAGTTTGAGACTTCGTGCAATTGTTGA
- a CDS encoding chemotaxis protein CheB yields MSDPPLEFKPLVVGVGAGAGGMEALRELLTSLGDSPNLAVVFVAHDPSELQSPQADQLASATPLQIVELKSRKLLKPNTVYLCPPNSLLTISSGSRLLLKPTTQESSATPIDHFFHSIADTQGEQGIGVILSGMGTDGTLGLKSISDAGGMTFAQTSGSSKFDSMPRNAATTGVADHVLSPEKIADELQDYVRYLKQQSDELTSGSMLEQIEQSIPEVAEILYQTTKHNFKHYKTGTLTRRILRRMQILQIPNVAAYLNRMRDDQEESQNLFRELLIGVTAFFRDPESFAKLAAEVIPRIFEGRTASDPVRIWVPGCATGEEAYTLAILCHEYLDQLQTRQGDLPSQESLPTFQIIASDIDERALAIARQGVYPLGISENVSEDRLKQFFVQRGKRYHAKRKLRESILFSLHNLISDAPFSRQDLISCRNLLIYLGPHLQKKLIPLFHYALRPNGYLFLGPSESISSHGELFRGVSSNHRINQRKGTETVTAAEDSRGFLSAIEVAQPAAILPCEVDTQEIHQVLQRIILDEFAPKAVVVDMDGQVVCSLSDTSPYLSSDDGSLSNNLIKMARIGLRIGLRSAFAEAKASRRRVVRDNLSVSCEDGQQPVKLTIQPMMQLGHETELFMVAFENLGPPVSPLEGPTDGSTNSNPLKVADQEAQRLIEELKRELAATREDLNQSMQAMEATNEELKLSNDELLVMNQGLQTANEKLEISKQEIRSSSDAVARANADLQNLLRSTRIATIFLDDDLSIRSFTPAATEIYGLIATDVGRPLTQIVSNVKAMPPLPSWEQLIQEDGVEHTIIAQSGQAFIRRALPYRSHTGDHDGIVLTFTDVTQLRESEELFQSLVRASAQIVWIANAKGVVESDSTSWREYTGQTREEWSGLGWLDAIHPADRELTEKVWIDAVKKGRPLVLEYRLRNRNGDYRWFQVRTAPQHRPDGAVHRWVGMNIDIHDQKQSRLELADREAHLRRVINNQLGLVGVIDRNGLLLEVDDRSLEHAKVSRQDVIGKPFHEAPWWSYDANVVEQIREAMKRAFQGEPVRYDVSLFAHGDDGVMIDFMIAPVFDDHGNIEYLIPSGVDIRDRKKAEQAMKNASRRMQMALRAGGMAAWEWTPTKSYWTKELYELLGLSADQHASPELCFSLTHPDDVEALKQHWQGAIEGKHDCEFEFRIQRPDGELRWITSVGEIVRSKSGKVTRMHGVNWDSTQEHVQAETLRESERRANEASASKSAFLANMSHEIRTPMTAILGYADLLHDVVEDSEARQHLQTIRRNGDYLLDIINDILDLSKIEAGKLDVESERFDPGRLIEDVRSIMEVRAQEAGLELTVEYGEPIPALIQSDSKRLKQVLINLVGNAIKFTHTGSVRLVVRMNSDPDRLCIDVIDTGIGIAKEQQDHLFQPFSQGDSSVSRTFGGTGLGLTISQRLAEMLGGSITFESDMGVGSTFSLIVSPGELTGVPMVDHSEPIAYQDNVPEAPDGHPIELNCYALVVDDRRDIRFLSRRILTKAGATVDECEDGLQAVHKIVECMHEEHCPDVIILDMQMPTLDGYATAKKLRELGYEGPIIALTADAMQGDMNLCLQAGCNDYLSKPIDAAKLIQLVSKLT; encoded by the coding sequence TTGAGCGATCCCCCACTCGAATTCAAACCACTGGTTGTCGGCGTGGGAGCTGGCGCCGGCGGGATGGAAGCACTGCGAGAACTTTTAACGTCGTTGGGTGACTCACCCAATCTGGCGGTGGTGTTCGTCGCCCATGATCCATCGGAATTGCAGTCGCCCCAAGCGGATCAATTAGCGAGTGCGACGCCGTTGCAAATCGTCGAGCTGAAGTCTCGCAAACTTCTCAAACCGAACACGGTTTATCTCTGCCCACCCAACAGCTTGCTCACCATCAGCAGTGGTTCCCGGTTGTTGCTGAAACCAACCACCCAAGAATCTTCTGCGACGCCAATCGACCACTTCTTTCATTCCATTGCGGATACGCAAGGGGAGCAGGGCATCGGTGTCATCTTGTCTGGCATGGGCACGGATGGCACTCTGGGTTTGAAATCCATCAGTGACGCAGGAGGAATGACGTTCGCCCAAACCTCCGGATCCTCTAAGTTCGATTCGATGCCGCGAAACGCTGCGACCACCGGTGTGGCCGATCATGTTCTCTCCCCCGAAAAGATCGCGGATGAACTGCAGGACTACGTTCGCTATCTGAAACAACAGTCGGACGAACTGACAAGTGGATCGATGCTGGAACAGATCGAACAGTCCATCCCGGAAGTCGCCGAGATTCTGTACCAAACGACCAAGCACAATTTCAAACACTACAAAACGGGCACGCTGACCCGACGAATCTTGCGGCGGATGCAGATCCTGCAAATCCCCAATGTTGCGGCCTACTTGAATCGGATGCGTGACGACCAGGAAGAATCGCAGAACCTGTTTCGCGAGTTGCTGATTGGGGTCACTGCATTTTTCCGCGACCCCGAATCGTTCGCAAAGTTAGCAGCCGAAGTGATCCCTCGGATCTTCGAGGGACGCACTGCCAGCGACCCGGTTCGAATTTGGGTGCCTGGATGCGCCACGGGAGAGGAAGCTTACACGCTGGCAATCCTGTGCCATGAATACCTTGACCAACTGCAAACGCGGCAAGGTGACTTGCCCTCCCAGGAATCCCTGCCGACGTTTCAAATCATCGCCAGCGACATCGACGAGCGTGCGTTGGCAATCGCTCGACAAGGAGTCTATCCGCTTGGAATCAGCGAGAATGTTTCGGAAGACCGACTGAAACAGTTCTTCGTCCAACGGGGCAAACGCTATCACGCGAAAAGGAAGCTGCGTGAATCCATTTTGTTCTCGCTGCACAACCTGATCAGCGACGCCCCTTTCTCACGTCAAGACTTGATCTCCTGTCGGAATTTGCTGATCTATTTGGGGCCGCATCTGCAGAAGAAACTGATTCCCCTTTTTCACTATGCTTTGCGTCCCAACGGGTACCTCTTTCTGGGTCCGAGTGAATCCATTTCCTCGCACGGCGAACTGTTCCGTGGCGTGAGCTCCAATCATCGGATCAACCAACGCAAAGGAACTGAAACGGTCACGGCGGCGGAGGACTCCCGAGGCTTTCTCAGCGCAATCGAAGTTGCGCAACCGGCCGCAATCCTTCCTTGCGAAGTCGACACCCAAGAAATTCACCAGGTCCTGCAGCGAATCATCCTGGATGAGTTCGCCCCCAAGGCGGTGGTCGTTGACATGGATGGACAAGTCGTTTGTTCCTTGTCAGACACCAGCCCGTACCTGTCCAGCGACGACGGTTCGCTCTCGAACAACTTGATCAAGATGGCTCGCATTGGCCTGCGAATCGGACTCCGCAGCGCCTTCGCGGAGGCCAAGGCCAGTCGTCGTCGGGTCGTCCGTGACAATCTCTCAGTGTCCTGCGAGGACGGCCAACAACCGGTAAAACTGACGATTCAACCCATGATGCAACTGGGGCACGAAACCGAATTGTTCATGGTGGCTTTTGAAAACCTGGGCCCTCCTGTTTCCCCCCTGGAAGGACCGACGGATGGTTCAACCAACTCCAATCCCCTGAAAGTTGCGGATCAAGAAGCCCAGCGATTGATCGAAGAACTCAAACGTGAGCTCGCGGCCACCCGAGAAGACCTCAATCAATCAATGCAAGCAATGGAGGCCACCAACGAGGAGCTGAAGTTGTCCAACGATGAACTCCTGGTGATGAACCAAGGTCTGCAAACGGCCAATGAAAAGCTAGAAATCTCCAAGCAAGAAATCCGCAGCAGCAGTGACGCCGTGGCCCGCGCCAACGCGGACTTGCAGAACCTGTTGCGAAGCACACGCATTGCGACCATCTTTTTGGATGACGACCTGTCGATCCGAAGCTTCACACCCGCAGCGACGGAGATCTATGGTTTGATCGCGACCGATGTGGGGCGTCCACTCACACAAATCGTTTCCAATGTGAAGGCCATGCCACCGCTTCCCAGTTGGGAGCAACTGATCCAAGAAGACGGTGTCGAGCACACCATCATTGCTCAATCCGGCCAAGCTTTCATCCGGCGTGCCCTGCCGTATCGATCCCACACAGGTGATCACGATGGCATTGTGCTCACCTTCACCGATGTCACGCAACTGCGAGAAAGCGAGGAACTGTTCCAATCACTGGTCCGCGCATCAGCCCAGATCGTCTGGATCGCCAATGCCAAAGGTGTGGTCGAATCCGACTCGACGAGCTGGCGTGAATACACGGGACAAACCAGGGAGGAATGGTCTGGTTTGGGTTGGCTGGACGCGATCCATCCCGCCGATCGCGAGTTGACCGAGAAGGTCTGGATCGACGCAGTCAAAAAAGGACGCCCGCTGGTGCTGGAATATCGTCTGCGAAACCGAAATGGCGACTACCGCTGGTTCCAAGTCCGGACTGCTCCTCAACATCGACCCGATGGAGCAGTCCATCGCTGGGTGGGGATGAACATCGACATCCACGATCAAAAGCAAAGTCGACTGGAATTGGCCGATCGCGAGGCTCACTTGCGCCGCGTGATCAACAATCAACTGGGGTTGGTGGGGGTGATCGATCGCAACGGATTGCTGCTGGAAGTGGATGACCGATCGTTGGAGCATGCAAAAGTCAGCCGCCAGGACGTGATTGGCAAACCCTTCCACGAGGCTCCTTGGTGGAGCTACGACGCAAACGTCGTTGAGCAGATTCGCGAGGCGATGAAACGGGCCTTCCAGGGTGAACCGGTGCGCTACGACGTGTCCTTGTTTGCCCACGGTGACGATGGCGTGATGATCGACTTCATGATTGCGCCTGTTTTCGATGACCATGGAAACATCGAATACCTGATTCCATCGGGCGTCGACATTCGTGATCGCAAAAAAGCGGAACAGGCCATGAAGAACGCTTCCCGGCGAATGCAAATGGCACTTCGGGCGGGAGGCATGGCCGCCTGGGAATGGACGCCAACCAAAAGCTACTGGACAAAAGAGCTGTACGAACTGCTGGGGCTTTCAGCAGACCAGCACGCCAGCCCCGAACTTTGCTTCTCGCTCACTCACCCTGATGATGTGGAGGCGTTGAAGCAGCACTGGCAAGGTGCGATTGAGGGCAAACACGATTGCGAGTTTGAGTTCCGCATCCAACGTCCCGATGGCGAGCTGCGTTGGATCACCAGCGTGGGCGAAATCGTGCGTTCGAAATCAGGCAAGGTCACGCGCATGCATGGCGTCAATTGGGATTCGACCCAAGAACACGTGCAAGCCGAAACGCTGCGAGAAAGCGAGCGACGCGCCAATGAAGCCAGTGCCTCCAAGAGCGCTTTCCTGGCGAACATGTCGCATGAAATCCGTACCCCGATGACCGCCATCCTTGGCTACGCCGATTTGTTGCACGATGTGGTGGAGGACAGCGAAGCTCGCCAGCACCTGCAAACGATCCGGCGAAATGGCGACTACTTGCTGGACATCATCAATGACATCTTGGACCTTTCCAAAATCGAAGCTGGCAAACTCGACGTCGAAAGTGAACGCTTTGATCCAGGCCGATTGATCGAAGATGTTCGCAGCATCATGGAAGTCCGAGCCCAGGAAGCCGGGCTCGAATTGACCGTCGAATACGGCGAGCCAATCCCCGCTTTGATTCAATCTGATTCCAAACGCCTCAAACAAGTCCTGATCAATTTGGTTGGCAACGCGATCAAATTCACCCACACAGGAAGCGTGCGATTGGTGGTGCGGATGAATTCCGATCCCGATCGATTGTGCATCGACGTGATCGACACGGGAATTGGAATCGCCAAGGAACAACAAGACCATTTGTTCCAGCCTTTCTCGCAAGGCGACTCCAGCGTCAGTCGGACGTTCGGTGGAACCGGCCTTGGATTGACGATCAGCCAGAGATTGGCGGAAATGCTTGGCGGTAGCATCACGTTCGAGAGCGACATGGGAGTCGGCAGCACGTTCTCGCTGATCGTTTCCCCTGGCGAGTTAACCGGTGTCCCCATGGTGGACCACTCGGAACCCATTGCCTATCAAGACAATGTTCCTGAAGCCCCCGACGGGCATCCCATCGAATTGAATTGTTACGCGTTGGTGGTCGATGACCGCCGCGACATTCGGTTTTTGAGCCGGCGTATCCTGACCAAAGCAGGTGCCACAGTCGACGAATGCGAGGACGGCCTGCAAGCCGTCCATAAAATCGTCGAGTGCATGCACGAGGAGCATTGCCCGGATGTCATCATTCTGGACATGCAAATGCCGACGCTGGACGGGTACGCCACCGCGAAAAAGCTCCGAGAACTTGGCTACGAAGGACCGATCATCGCCCTGACGGCTGACGCAATGCAGGGCGACATGAACCTGTGCCTGCAAGCGGGCTGCAACGACTACCTCAGTAAACCCATTGATGCTGCCAAACTGATTCAGCTGGTCAGCAAATTGACATGA
- a CDS encoding PAS domain S-box protein encodes MSELTTTEQQLRLALSMSSMGVIHMDYDTQLASADPQAARLFDLPPGVQVDRETVHSKFHPDDAVAINQHLAESMDPNGVGEFSMEHRIIHDNGDVRWLSIRKKVLFEERDGRRTPVSSLLAAVDITHKKNAEDFLKRSQETFENLVQNSPFGIYVVDADLKMRYVSKGAREVFTQFDPIEGQDLETIMFTIWRKEFATEIMRLFQHTLETGEPYQAPAFVENRHDTAQVESYEWQIERTTLPDGRFGVVCYFYDATEHEQVAESIRRREQYFREMTDAAPAMLWVTGADHSCTFLSRGWQDYTGQSQFDGLGLGWLDMVHPDDREDSHRIIRSAFERRAPFEHDFRLRTGNGDYRWAIDAGRPKFNSKGQFEGYIGSVIDVHDRQVAEASLRQRAADIEASESRLRLAAETTGFGTYDITTTDSQNIWSDELFRILGLPADGAADENRYASLVHPDDHQRFQQTLRHSMSPDGPDQHSIEFRIIRPDGETRWLIDTGCTFREDIERTRRVVRRVGTVQDITDRKIFEQSLQRAKQSAEMANRSRGEFLANMSHEIRTPMSAILGHADILNDHLKDPDNLLVVETIRRNGNFLLAIINDILDLSKIDAGKMNLQKQPVRPDTIVGDIRSLMDVRAAEKDLPLKVEFAGPIPETIHTDAVRLRQILLNLVGNAIKFTNDGEVRLNIRYDQRSKLLNFDVIDTGVGIPSEKLDSLFEPFTQVDNTSTRSHGGTGLGLTICRRLSQALGGQIDVSSQPGKGSRFTLCLKVDASGKLIQPNLNSLPAQATPAPEIRLSANVLVVDDRRDIRYLAQHFIEKAGSTVYTATNGQEAIEFIESPDSPTVDLIVMDMQMPVMDGYEATTELRRRDCKLPIIALTANAMKSDREECLAAGCTDYTTKPLDQQKLIQMIARLTV; translated from the coding sequence ATGAGCGAACTCACCACCACCGAACAGCAACTGCGTCTGGCATTGTCGATGTCCTCAATGGGTGTCATCCACATGGACTACGACACCCAACTCGCCTCGGCTGATCCGCAAGCCGCACGACTGTTTGACTTGCCTCCTGGTGTGCAGGTCGACCGGGAGACGGTTCATTCGAAGTTCCACCCCGATGATGCCGTCGCGATCAACCAGCATCTGGCCGAGTCGATGGATCCCAACGGTGTGGGGGAATTCTCGATGGAACATCGCATCATCCATGACAACGGGGATGTGCGTTGGCTGAGCATTCGAAAAAAGGTCCTTTTTGAAGAGCGTGACGGTCGACGGACACCGGTTTCATCACTTCTGGCTGCCGTCGACATCACTCATAAAAAGAACGCGGAAGACTTCCTCAAACGATCTCAAGAGACGTTTGAGAACCTGGTGCAAAACAGCCCCTTTGGCATCTACGTCGTCGATGCCGACTTGAAGATGCGGTACGTCAGCAAAGGCGCGCGGGAGGTCTTCACACAATTCGATCCCATCGAAGGGCAAGATCTCGAAACGATCATGTTCACGATTTGGCGAAAGGAGTTTGCCACCGAGATCATGAGGCTCTTTCAACACACGCTGGAAACCGGTGAACCGTATCAAGCCCCGGCGTTTGTTGAAAATCGTCACGACACCGCCCAAGTCGAATCCTATGAGTGGCAAATCGAACGCACGACGCTGCCCGATGGTCGCTTCGGAGTGGTTTGCTATTTCTACGACGCCACCGAACACGAGCAAGTCGCGGAATCGATCCGACGCCGCGAACAATATTTTCGCGAAATGACGGATGCGGCCCCGGCGATGCTGTGGGTCACCGGCGCCGACCATTCCTGCACGTTTCTCTCGCGAGGCTGGCAAGACTACACCGGGCAATCTCAATTCGACGGCCTGGGGCTTGGCTGGCTGGACATGGTTCACCCGGATGACCGAGAGGACTCGCACCGGATCATTCGCTCCGCTTTCGAACGCCGCGCCCCTTTCGAACATGACTTCCGACTACGGACCGGCAACGGCGACTATCGATGGGCCATCGATGCCGGGCGTCCTAAGTTCAATTCCAAAGGACAGTTTGAAGGCTACATCGGAAGTGTGATCGATGTTCACGATCGCCAAGTGGCCGAAGCATCCCTGCGGCAGCGGGCCGCCGACATCGAGGCCAGTGAAAGCCGTCTGCGTTTGGCCGCGGAGACGACCGGTTTTGGCACCTACGACATCACCACAACCGACTCGCAGAACATTTGGTCCGATGAATTGTTTCGGATCCTCGGATTGCCCGCGGACGGGGCCGCGGACGAAAACCGCTATGCCTCGTTGGTGCATCCCGATGATCATCAACGATTCCAGCAAACACTGCGTCATTCGATGTCGCCAGACGGCCCCGACCAGCACTCCATCGAGTTTCGAATCATTCGTCCTGATGGAGAAACGCGCTGGCTCATCGACACGGGATGCACCTTTCGCGAGGACATCGAACGGACTCGTCGCGTCGTTCGGCGAGTGGGCACGGTGCAAGACATCACGGACCGCAAAATCTTTGAGCAATCACTGCAACGCGCCAAGCAGTCTGCAGAGATGGCCAATCGATCTCGAGGCGAATTCCTAGCCAACATGTCGCATGAAATCCGAACGCCCATGTCGGCGATCCTGGGACATGCCGACATTCTGAACGACCACCTGAAAGACCCCGACAACTTGTTGGTGGTGGAAACCATTCGTCGCAATGGGAATTTCCTGCTGGCGATCATCAATGACATCTTGGACTTGTCCAAGATTGATGCGGGCAAGATGAATCTGCAGAAACAACCGGTCCGCCCCGACACGATCGTCGGTGACATTCGTTCGCTGATGGATGTTCGTGCAGCGGAAAAAGACCTGCCGCTGAAGGTCGAGTTCGCTGGCCCGATTCCAGAAACCATTCACACCGACGCGGTCCGGTTGCGTCAAATCCTTTTGAATCTGGTCGGCAACGCGATCAAATTCACCAACGACGGTGAAGTGCGACTGAACATCCGCTACGACCAACGATCCAAGTTGCTGAACTTTGACGTGATTGACACCGGGGTGGGCATTCCGTCGGAGAAACTGGATTCGCTGTTTGAACCGTTCACGCAAGTTGACAACACCTCCACACGTTCGCACGGTGGCACCGGATTGGGACTGACGATCTGTCGTCGATTGTCCCAGGCCTTGGGAGGACAAATCGATGTCTCCAGCCAACCTGGCAAAGGCAGTCGATTCACGCTCTGCCTGAAGGTTGACGCCAGTGGCAAATTGATCCAGCCCAACCTGAACAGCCTGCCAGCGCAAGCGACGCCAGCCCCCGAGATCCGGTTGTCGGCCAACGTGCTGGTCGTCGATGATCGGCGCGACATTCGATACTTGGCCCAGCACTTCATTGAGAAAGCGGGCAGCACTGTCTACACCGCCACCAACGGGCAGGAAGCCATTGAGTTCATCGAGTCTCCCGATTCACCAACGGTGGATTTGATTGTCATGGACATGCAGATGCCGGTCATGGACGGCTACGAAGCCACCACGGAACTCCGGCGGCGAGATTGCAAGCTGCCGATCATCGCCCTGACCGCCAATGCCATGAAGAGCGACCGCGAAGAGTGCTTGGCTGCGGGATGCACCGACTACACCACCAAACCGCTCGATCAACAGAAGTTGATCCAAATGATCGCCCGCCTGACCGTTTGA
- a CDS encoding BamA/OMP85 family outer membrane protein — protein MPFRFYRCDPSKHRFLACFVCCLAIAFSSTNLHAQMGGGGMGGGQAQAPAAATKPKFRDHIHNRDGMALRREVGDAVVAEVRLVGNQVIQTTDILAELQTRKGRFYSEETVLADVGRLNDMGSFDHVTFDTEERVTATPGSNGSATQKSVLVTFYVRERAMVSQVIYHGDYGMNDRELSGRSGITAGDPLSEFAIETGKRRLIDYYHEEGFNQAAIIASIGLPGDPNAVVFRINEGPKERIRDIRIEGASIVSESRLKKIIQSRGPMMGIMSYIGNVADMKKIDADVDVLASYYHNLGFLTATVGRRIEYHEDGKWMTIVFVVNEGPRFSIGDIQIVGNEFITEESLRRRLELKANDVFSGTKMRKDIGEIVYGYGELGFIYAEVNPKTIMRDENGIVDLVFEITEGDRWKVNSIRVEIDGEPHLMRETTMLNLIEMREGDYIDRRDLETGRNRIERSQLLETNPTIAAPPDIIVKPLEESLR, from the coding sequence ATGCCGTTTCGATTCTACCGCTGCGATCCTTCGAAGCACCGCTTTTTAGCGTGTTTTGTTTGCTGCTTGGCGATTGCCTTCTCATCCACCAATCTTCACGCCCAAATGGGTGGTGGAGGCATGGGTGGAGGCCAAGCTCAAGCACCCGCCGCCGCAACCAAACCAAAATTTCGTGATCACATCCACAACCGCGACGGCATGGCACTGCGTCGCGAAGTGGGCGACGCGGTCGTGGCCGAAGTCCGGTTGGTTGGCAACCAAGTCATCCAGACCACGGACATTCTGGCGGAACTTCAAACCCGCAAAGGTCGTTTTTACAGTGAAGAAACTGTTTTGGCTGACGTCGGTCGCTTGAACGACATGGGCTCCTTTGACCACGTCACCTTCGATACCGAGGAACGTGTCACGGCAACTCCCGGTTCGAACGGCAGTGCAACTCAGAAAAGCGTGCTGGTCACGTTCTATGTTCGCGAACGAGCGATGGTTTCGCAGGTCATCTATCACGGCGACTACGGAATGAACGACCGTGAATTGTCGGGACGTTCAGGAATCACCGCAGGCGACCCGCTCAGCGAGTTCGCAATCGAAACCGGCAAACGTCGTTTGATCGACTACTACCACGAAGAGGGCTTCAACCAAGCCGCGATCATCGCTTCCATCGGACTGCCCGGTGATCCCAACGCGGTGGTCTTTCGAATCAACGAAGGGCCGAAAGAACGCATCCGAGACATTCGCATCGAAGGGGCTTCCATCGTCAGCGAATCACGCTTGAAAAAGATCATTCAAAGCCGTGGCCCCATGATGGGCATCATGAGCTACATCGGCAACGTTGCGGACATGAAAAAGATCGACGCCGATGTCGATGTGTTGGCGTCCTACTATCACAACCTTGGATTCCTGACCGCGACCGTCGGACGTCGAATTGAATACCACGAAGACGGAAAGTGGATGACAATCGTGTTTGTTGTCAACGAAGGCCCACGTTTCAGCATCGGCGACATTCAAATTGTCGGCAACGAATTCATCACCGAAGAATCACTGCGACGACGCCTGGAACTGAAAGCCAATGATGTTTTCAGCGGCACCAAGATGCGAAAAGACATCGGTGAGATCGTCTATGGCTACGGTGAACTCGGATTCATCTACGCCGAGGTCAACCCCAAGACGATCATGCGAGATGAAAACGGCATCGTCGACTTGGTGTTCGAAATCACGGAAGGCGATCGCTGGAAGGTGAACAGCATCCGCGTCGAAATCGACGGGGAACCTCACCTGATGCGAGAAACCACGATGTTGAACCTGATCGAGATGCGAGAAGGTGATTACATCGATCGTCGTGACTTAGAAACCGGGCGTAACCGGATCGAACGCAGCCAACTGCTCGAAACCAATCCCACGATCGCCGCCCCGCCGGACATCATCGTGAAGCCATTGGAGGAATCGTTGAGATGA
- a CDS encoding BamA/OMP85 family outer membrane protein yields the protein MNSKTTLNSLPLKSRFKSWMRAVTQSSESDPSAPSKHRTATRWLDDIHRSLWTRVSASALLALSSSVVSSSQSSAQTAYPAPPPPSAYGAPPSLQGTAAAPTNSTYGQSVYGGPSAYGAPGTTAPATTAPAPTAGNPYAAPTYGGNVAAPPAAYPNGAYQGQTYQGQTYQGDVYQGGTLPGPLQGSFPSSPSLAPPVVNQPTVREADLIIQGYPARTGRLMFGGAVNSDAGVTGQITVDERNFDISRWPTSFGDLFSGTAFRGAGQTFRLEAAPGSDYQRYTAQFADPNLLGYLPISMSLSGFLYDRNFDDWDENRLGGRASFGYRVTPDLSISLGVGGQNVEITDPRVNTVPELNSALGDNALFSGMASLIHDTRNSPLQPSRGHYFELSFEQTFGDYEYSTFEAEYRKYWLLRERADGSGKQTLSYSVQLGFSGDETPIFENYFAGGYATIRGFDFRGASPVINGVEVGGQFQWLNSVEYMFPLTADDAFRGVAFVDFGTVEQDIEIDTDNFRVAPGFGLRVAIPMLGPAPLAFDFAFPVAMADTDDERMFSFYMSAIR from the coding sequence ATGAACTCCAAGACCACACTGAATTCACTCCCGCTCAAGTCCCGCTTCAAGTCATGGATGCGTGCTGTGACCCAATCTTCTGAATCGGATCCTTCGGCCCCGTCGAAGCATCGCACAGCAACGCGTTGGCTCGATGACATCCACCGCTCGCTGTGGACTCGCGTCTCCGCGTCCGCGCTGCTGGCGTTGTCATCCAGCGTCGTTTCGTCATCGCAAAGCTCCGCTCAAACGGCTTACCCAGCTCCGCCACCACCATCGGCCTACGGTGCACCACCCTCGCTGCAGGGCACAGCGGCGGCCCCGACCAATTCGACTTACGGTCAATCGGTCTATGGCGGCCCGTCCGCCTACGGCGCACCTGGAACGACGGCTCCCGCGACAACCGCACCTGCACCGACGGCAGGCAATCCCTACGCCGCGCCGACTTATGGCGGAAACGTTGCAGCGCCTCCCGCGGCCTACCCCAACGGCGCGTATCAGGGACAAACTTATCAGGGACAAACCTACCAAGGTGACGTCTATCAAGGCGGAACGTTGCCCGGTCCTTTGCAGGGCAGCTTCCCATCGTCGCCCAGCTTGGCACCTCCGGTTGTCAATCAGCCCACCGTTCGGGAAGCCGACCTGATCATCCAAGGTTACCCCGCTCGCACGGGTCGACTGATGTTCGGCGGTGCGGTCAACAGTGACGCCGGTGTCACCGGCCAGATCACCGTGGATGAACGCAACTTTGACATCAGTCGCTGGCCGACTTCCTTTGGCGATCTGTTCAGCGGCACTGCCTTCCGTGGTGCTGGCCAAACGTTTCGACTGGAAGCAGCTCCCGGGAGTGATTACCAACGATACACCGCTCAGTTCGCGGACCCCAACCTGTTGGGTTACTTGCCCATCAGCATGTCGCTGAGTGGGTTCTTGTACGATCGCAACTTTGACGACTGGGACGAAAACCGCCTCGGCGGCCGAGCCAGCTTTGGTTATCGCGTGACCCCTGACCTTTCGATTTCGCTTGGCGTCGGCGGACAAAATGTCGAGATCACGGACCCGCGAGTCAACACGGTGCCCGAACTGAATTCGGCCCTCGGCGACAACGCATTGTTCAGTGGCATGGCATCGCTGATCCACGACACTCGCAACAGCCCGTTGCAACCCAGTCGCGGTCACTACTTTGAATTGAGTTTCGAACAAACCTTTGGCGACTACGAGTACTCCACCTTCGAAGCCGAGTACCGCAAGTACTGGTTGCTTCGCGAACGAGCTGATGGCTCGGGGAAACAAACCCTTTCCTACAGCGTGCAACTGGGCTTCAGCGGCGACGAAACACCGATCTTCGAAAACTACTTTGCCGGTGGTTACGCGACGATTCGCGGTTTCGATTTCCGTGGTGCCAGCCCGGTCATCAACGGCGTGGAAGTCGGGGGTCAGTTCCAATGGTTGAACTCAGTCGAATACATGTTCCCGTTGACCGCCGACGACGCCTTTCGCGGCGTTGCCTTTGTTGACTTCGGAACGGTCGAACAAGACATCGAGATTGACACCGATAACTTCCGCGTCGCTCCTGGCTTTGGTCTGCGTGTCGCGATCCCCATGCTCGGTCCCGCCCCGCTGGCGTTCGACTTTGCATTCCCAGTTGCGATGGCCGACACGGACGACGAGCGAATGTTCAGTTTCTACATGAGTGCGATCCGCTGA